Genomic segment of Amphibacillus xylanus NBRC 15112:
ATATAAAGAATATCTTTAGCATAGTCTAAATAGAATGAGCTCAATTCTTGAGAACAGAATTGGTGAATTAAATTAAATACAGTTGAAAAATCATAATTATCATATGCATTTAGAACTCTTGAGATCAATTGTTGTAACTTAACAAGCATATAACGATCTAGCTCATCTAAATGCTGATCCTCAACTTTATTAACTTCAGGATCAAAATCTGCTAAATTACCAAGCAAGAATCTAAATGTATTTCTGATTTTACGATAACCCTCAGTAGTTTGACGGATAATATCATCAGATACACGAACGTCTGCTTGATAATCTACAGAAGCAACCCACAGACGTAAAATATCTGCCCCGTATTGCTTCATAATTTTAGCTGGAACGATAACGTTTCCTATCGATTTACTCATCTTGCGACCTTGGCCATCTAAAGTAAAACCATGACTTAATACAGCCTTATATGGTGCTTTCCCAGTTACAGCAACAGCTGTAGAAATTGAAGAGTTAAACCAACCACGATATTGATCTGATCCCTCTAAGTAAAGATCAGCTGGTCGTCTTAATTCAGGATGATCTTCTAATACGCCTTGGTGTGAAGATCCTGAATCAAACCAAACGTCCATAATATCTGTCTCTTTTGTAAAGATACCATTTGGACTATGTTCTGATGTAAATCCTTCTGGTAATAAATCTTTTGTATCCCATTCAAACCAAATGTTAGACCCATGTTCTCTGAATAGCTTCACCACATGAGCAATTGTTTCATCCGTAATGATCGGTGTTTGATCCTCAGCATAAAATACTGGAATCGGCACACCCCAAACACGTTGACGAGAGATGACCCAATCACCACGATCTCTTACCATATTATACAATCTTGTTTCTCCCCACTTAGGTAGCCACTCAACATTACCGATTTCCTCTAGAATTTCTTCGCGGAAATCTTTAATCGAAGCGAACCATTGTGGTGTTGCGCGATAGATAACTGGTTGTTTTGTTCGCCAATCGTGTGGATATGAGTGCGTAATAAAGTCTAGTGAAAGAAGTGCACCTTTCTCTTCTAATAGATCAGTAACCATCTTATTCGCTTTATCATAGAATACCCCTTCAAAACCTGGAGCCTCATCTGTAAAGACACCCTTATAATCAACCGGACAAAGGACATCTAAGTCATACTTTTGACCAACAATAAAGTCATCCTCACCATGACCCGGTGCAGTATGAACAAGTCCTGTACCATCTTCAGTTGTTACGTGGTCACCAACAATGATTAATGAATCTCGATCATAGAATGGGTGTTTAGCTACAAGACGATCTGCTTCAATACCTTTAAATTTCTTAGTAATTGTATAATCAGCCCACTCTAATTTTGTTGCCACTTTTTCCAACAGTTCTTCACCAATGATATATTTCTTATCGTTCACATTTACAACGACATAGTCTAAATTCGGATGAAGTGCAATCGCTAAGTTTGCAGGTAATGTCCATGGTGTTGTTGTCCAAATAACAAATTTCTCATCACCTGATAATAGTTCGCCACCATCTTTAACATCAAATGCTACATAAATCGAAGGTGAACGCTTATCCTGATATTCAATCTCTGCCTCTGCTAATGCAGATTCTGACGACGGAGACCAATAAACTGGTTTTAATCCTTTATAGATATATCCTTTTTTAGCCATCTCACCAAATACTTCAATTTGAGCCGCTTCATATTCCTTATTTAATGTAATGTAAGGATTATCCCAATCACCGCGTACACCTAATTGTTTAAATTGAGCACGTTGATTGTCAATTTGCTCTAATGCATACTCCGCACATAAGCGACGGAATTCTGCTGTTGTCATTTTCTTACGGTCAACCTTTTTCTTAGCTAAAGCCGTTTCAATTGGTAATCCGTGTGTATCCCAACCTGGTACATATGGTGCATGATAGCCTGCCATAGATTTATACTTAACAATAAAGTCCTTTAACACTTTGTTAAGTGCATGACCCATGTGGATGTCACCATTAGCATATGGAGGTCCGTCATGTAAGACAAAAAGCGGTCGACCTTTTGTTCTTTCTTGTACCTGTTGATATAGGTTATCCTCTTCCCATGCTTTTTGAAGTTCAGGTTCTTTGTTTGGTAAATTTCCTCGCATTGGAAATTCAGTTTTTGGCATTAATAATGTTTCCTTATAATCCATTAAGAAAACCTCCTTAGTTTCTAATTGTGTACAATATTCTCGTTGTTTAGACTAAATCAACAAATAAAAAAAGTTCCCCCATCCCCAAAAGGGACGAGAGAACTCGCGTTACCACCCTAGTTAGCAATACTTAATAAATAATATATTACTCACTCTTCATCATAACGGGATGCTACCGTCCTAATTTAC
This window contains:
- the ileS gene encoding isoleucine--tRNA ligase encodes the protein MDYKETLLMPKTEFPMRGNLPNKEPELQKAWEEDNLYQQVQERTKGRPLFVLHDGPPYANGDIHMGHALNKVLKDFIVKYKSMAGYHAPYVPGWDTHGLPIETALAKKKVDRKKMTTAEFRRLCAEYALEQIDNQRAQFKQLGVRGDWDNPYITLNKEYEAAQIEVFGEMAKKGYIYKGLKPVYWSPSSESALAEAEIEYQDKRSPSIYVAFDVKDGGELLSGDEKFVIWTTTPWTLPANLAIALHPNLDYVVVNVNDKKYIIGEELLEKVATKLEWADYTITKKFKGIEADRLVAKHPFYDRDSLIIVGDHVTTEDGTGLVHTAPGHGEDDFIVGQKYDLDVLCPVDYKGVFTDEAPGFEGVFYDKANKMVTDLLEEKGALLSLDFITHSYPHDWRTKQPVIYRATPQWFASIKDFREEILEEIGNVEWLPKWGETRLYNMVRDRGDWVISRQRVWGVPIPVFYAEDQTPIITDETIAHVVKLFREHGSNIWFEWDTKDLLPEGFTSEHSPNGIFTKETDIMDVWFDSGSSHQGVLEDHPELRRPADLYLEGSDQYRGWFNSSISTAVAVTGKAPYKAVLSHGFTLDGQGRKMSKSIGNVIVPAKIMKQYGADILRLWVASVDYQADVRVSDDIIRQTTEGYRKIRNTFRFLLGNLADFDPEVNKVEDQHLDELDRYMLVKLQQLISRVLNAYDNYDFSTVFNLIHQFCSQELSSFYLDYAKDILYIEQENSQRRRAIQTVYYENIVTIVKLITPILTHTAEEVWSYIPNQTEKYVQLTDMPKAREIEQSEGLLEKWDHFVNVRDDILKALEEARADKVIGKSLEAKILLFGKEDQTKKLLSEIERLDQLFIVSKVELLDQANDQLKDYEYVQVHVEKYDQERCERCWVVSETVGQHESHPDLCARCADIVETYY